TGAAATACGTCCCCCTTGCACGCGCTTGCTGTTGGGTAGCAGCCTATCCAGACGACCACCCAACAGCGCATGAACTGCTTCCTGCTGCGTCCCGTGTTCACTCAGACGCTGCAGCAACATCATCTCCACCACTACCGGCAACGTGTAGATTTGGCCACCACCGCCAAATTCCCCCCACGAGATAACAGGAACAACCCGTTCAAACAACTTCAGTAGGTTTTCTGCTTCCGCCTTGATCTCCATCCAGACCTGACGCGATTCCCAGAGCTCTTACAGATTGCTTCTTATCTCCCTCTCCTGCACACAATTTTCCAACTCACAGGTACAAAGTAAGTGACATTAGGCTTCAGCCCGCTGCTCCCACCAATCACACGCGGGAATGCAGCAAACGCCACTCTGCCGATTTCAAAACGCAAACAATGTGTCTCTACTCATATCCCTTGCGTTGCCAGCTGACAGGTTCCAGCAGCGGCGCGGCGCATACGCGGTTACGGCCTTCGGCCTTAGCCGTGTAGAGCGCCGTATCTGCCGCGAGCAACAACCGCCGGCGATCAATACCTTCGACATCCTGGGCAGAGGCGACGCCGCAGCTTACTGTCGTCCACAGCCCGATCTCTGGCTGCGGCACAGGATGAGACGGCGCCGGAGAACCGGCCATCTTGATCAGTTGCCGTATGCGCTCAGCCACCTTCATCGCGGACTCAAGGCTTGCCCCTGGAAGAAGAAGAACAAACTCCTCGCCGCCGTAGCGGGCTGCAAAGTCATCTTTGCCACGTAATGCCTGCTGGATCAGCAAGGCAACGCGCTTGATTACTTCATCGCCATACAGATGCCCCTGTGTATCGTTCACAATCTTGAAGTGATCGATGTCGATCATGACCGCGGAGATCGGCTGGCGCGTCTGTGCCGCATGGTTCCACAACACCTCGAACTCCTTCTCGAAGGCGGAACGGTTTGCAAGCTGGGTCATGGGATCGTGCGTTGAAATCAGTTCTAGCTCACGATTGGCTTCACTGAGCTCTACACGCTTCAACTCATTGCTCCGCAACAACAGATAGGCGAGCCGCTCTTCACGCTCCAGGCTGTAGTTCGCAATCAGGATGAATACACCGCCCCAGAAGACCAGGCCGCCCATGTGGACCTTTTCGATCGGCTGGAGGAAGGGATCTTTTACAAGAAAGGCAATCGACGTGAGATTGCAGAACAGCATCGATGCAATCGCGTAGCTGAAACGCAGCCGCATCACGATGTTGGATACCAGCAGGATCAGCATCAGGCTGACGGGCGCATGGGTCGAGATCTGATCGTTGACGCGCCAGTAAAGGATTACGGCGCAGGTGGCGGCAACGCCCGAGAGCACGACAATGGAACCTTCACGAACGAAGGCCGAGGGTTCCCGGCGAAGCACCGCATA
This genomic window from Terriglobus albidus contains:
- a CDS encoding GGDEF domain-containing protein, with translation MVRDTANPQELLLDQQVGRLKNGRFAPLRFSQELEAQFERTVGGSRALRMSRDGLLIILIYNLFLISDYQVMPHRIWLAVLLRTCVFTPIAFVIYAVLRREPSAFVREGSIVVLSGVAATCAVILYWRVNDQISTHAPVSLMLILLVSNIVMRLRFSYAIASMLFCNLTSIAFLVKDPFLQPIEKVHMGGLVFWGGVFILIANYSLEREERLAYLLLRSNELKRVELSEANRELELISTHDPMTQLANRSAFEKEFEVLWNHAAQTRQPISAVMIDIDHFKIVNDTQGHLYGDEVIKRVALLIQQALRGKDDFAARYGGEEFVLLLPGASLESAMKVAERIRQLIKMAGSPAPSHPVPQPEIGLWTTVSCGVASAQDVEGIDRRRLLLAADTALYTAKAEGRNRVCAAPLLEPVSWQRKGYE